A genomic window from Tolypothrix sp. PCC 7910 includes:
- a CDS encoding Tex family protein: MLNIPQLLATELDLKPYQVQNALELLAEGATIPFIARYRKERTGEMDEVQLRNLSDKYTYLTELEERKAVILNAIANQGKLTDELKAQITSSLQKTELEDLYLPYKQKRRTRATVAREKGLEPLAEFIKSLNVKNPVSASLETEAAKYISETQGVKSAQEALKGASDILAEEVAERAESRAYIRDYLLESGVFNSRIKDEHPEGTTKFEMYRNYQAKVKNIAPHNILALCRGEAEGVLNFEIAFDEDIVLSYLESQEIKTKVRAIRDFYQAMIKDAFNRLMKTSLMGEVIAEKKAYADFESIKTFETNLRELLLSAPAGMKPTLAIDPGFRTGCKVAVIDQTGKFLEYQAVFPHQAAEQRTKAAQTLKNLIEKYKIELIAIGNGTASRETDEFVSQVLQAMERKPTKVMVNESGASIYSASKVALEEFPDLDITVRGAISIGRRLQDPLAELVKIDPKSIGVGQYQHDVDQKLLKKKLDETVESCVNYVGVDLNTASKELLTFVSGITPAVANNIVTYRNENGAFKNRRQLLKVPKLGPKAFEQAAGFLRIRNGENPLDNTAVHPESYSLVEAIASDLNVPLNQVTQIAAKLQKANLKKYVTDTVGEPTLRDIFSELEKPGRDPRAEFKYATFKEGITEIKDLQEGMELEGIITNVANFGAFVDIGVHQDGLVHISQLADRFVDDPKKIVKVGQVVKVRVLEVNEKLKRISLSMKSVRQS, translated from the coding sequence ATGCTGAACATTCCTCAATTACTGGCAACTGAACTAGACCTTAAACCTTATCAGGTGCAAAATGCGCTGGAACTTCTAGCAGAGGGTGCAACAATCCCTTTTATCGCACGCTACCGAAAAGAGCGCACCGGTGAAATGGATGAAGTTCAATTGCGTAATTTATCGGATAAGTATACATACTTAACAGAATTAGAAGAAAGAAAAGCGGTAATTCTAAATGCGATCGCCAATCAAGGTAAACTCACTGATGAACTAAAAGCGCAGATTACTTCTAGTTTACAAAAAACAGAACTTGAGGATTTATACTTACCATATAAACAAAAGCGTCGCACCCGCGCTACTGTCGCCAGAGAGAAAGGTTTAGAACCACTGGCAGAATTTATTAAATCATTGAATGTGAAAAATCCTGTGTCTGCTTCTTTAGAAACAGAAGCAGCCAAATATATTTCGGAAACTCAAGGCGTAAAATCTGCACAAGAAGCGCTCAAAGGCGCATCTGATATTTTAGCGGAGGAAGTTGCCGAAAGAGCCGAATCAAGGGCATATATTCGGGATTATTTATTAGAATCGGGTGTATTTAACTCTCGGATTAAAGATGAGCATCCGGAAGGTACAACGAAATTTGAAATGTACCGTAACTATCAAGCTAAGGTTAAAAATATTGCACCTCATAATATCTTGGCTTTGTGTCGGGGTGAAGCAGAGGGAGTATTAAATTTTGAAATCGCCTTTGATGAAGATATCGTACTTTCCTATCTCGAATCTCAGGAGATTAAAACTAAAGTCCGCGCTATTCGCGATTTTTACCAAGCGATGATTAAAGATGCATTTAATCGCTTGATGAAAACTTCTTTAATGGGAGAAGTCATAGCTGAAAAGAAAGCCTACGCTGATTTTGAGTCGATTAAAACCTTTGAAACGAATTTACGGGAATTGCTATTATCTGCACCTGCGGGGATGAAACCAACTTTGGCAATTGATCCTGGGTTTAGAACTGGGTGTAAAGTAGCAGTAATTGACCAAACAGGAAAATTTTTGGAATATCAAGCGGTATTTCCCCATCAAGCAGCCGAACAACGGACTAAAGCTGCACAAACTCTCAAAAATTTAATTGAAAAGTACAAAATTGAGTTAATCGCCATTGGTAACGGTACAGCTTCCCGTGAGACTGACGAGTTTGTTTCCCAAGTACTGCAAGCTATGGAACGCAAACCGACAAAGGTAATGGTAAATGAATCGGGTGCATCTATATATTCTGCTAGTAAAGTAGCTTTAGAAGAGTTTCCCGATTTAGATATTACCGTGCGTGGTGCCATTAGCATCGGTCGGCGCTTGCAAGATCCCTTGGCGGAACTAGTGAAGATTGATCCCAAATCCATTGGTGTAGGACAATATCAGCACGATGTTGACCAGAAGTTGCTCAAGAAAAAGTTGGATGAAACTGTAGAAAGCTGCGTCAACTATGTCGGTGTAGACTTAAACACGGCTTCTAAAGAACTTTTAACCTTTGTTTCGGGAATTACGCCAGCAGTTGCCAATAATATTGTCACCTATCGCAACGAGAACGGAGCCTTTAAAAATCGCCGCCAATTGTTAAAGGTACCAAAACTAGGGCCCAAAGCCTTTGAACAAGCTGCTGGGTTCCTGCGGATTCGCAACGGTGAAAACCCCTTGGATAATACAGCCGTACATCCAGAGAGTTATTCATTGGTAGAAGCGATCGCATCCGACCTCAACGTACCATTAAATCAGGTAACCCAAATCGCCGCCAAACTCCAAAAGGCTAACCTAAAAAAATACGTCACCGATACTGTAGGCGAACCGACACTGCGCGACATCTTTAGCGAACTCGAAAAACCAGGTAGAGATCCCCGTGCTGAGTTTAAATATGCCACCTTCAAAGAAGGAATTACAGAAATTAAAGATTTACAAGAGGGAATGGAATTAGAAGGTATTATCACCAATGTCGCCAACTTTGGTGCATTTGTAGATATCGGTGTCCATCAAGATGGCTTAGTCCACATCTCCCAACTGGCTGATAGATTTGTTGACGATCCCAAAAAGATTGTCAAAGTCGGACAAGTTGTGAAAGTTAGAGTACTAGAAGTCAATGAAAAATTGAAGCGAATTAGTTTGTCGATGAAATCCGTAAGACAAAGCTAG
- a CDS encoding 2Fe-2S iron-sulfur cluster-binding protein — MAVYQVRLINSAMGLDRTIQVPDDQYILDIAEDNGIRLPSGCKQGECSACVAKLISGEVDQSEQKFLRPQEIKAGYIVTCVTYPTSDCTLETHQEQVLYKSSLYYKQ; from the coding sequence ATGGCAGTTTATCAAGTTCGACTGATTAACTCGGCAATGGGGTTAGACCGTACTATTCAAGTCCCAGACGATCAATATATTCTCGACATAGCAGAAGACAACGGTATTCGCCTACCATCTGGTTGCAAACAAGGCGAATGTTCTGCCTGTGTTGCCAAACTCATCAGTGGTGAAGTTGATCAAAGTGAGCAGAAATTTCTGCGTCCCCAGGAAATCAAAGCTGGCTATATTGTTACCTGTGTTACTTATCCCACCTCTGATTGCACTCTCGAAACCCATCAAGAACAAGTTTTATATAAATCTTCGCTTTACTATAAGCAATAA
- a CDS encoding phage holin family protein gives MLGPFLTAIATALSLLIVDLVVPGVNIANFPAAIIAALVIGLINGSVKPVLSTLSMPLNFLSFGAFSLVINGICFALAAALVPGFYAHGIIAFILGPVILSFANTFINNYFAEKNLALGSGNVNNKGELPSS, from the coding sequence ATGTTAGGGCCATTTTTGACAGCAATAGCTACAGCTTTGAGTCTACTAATAGTAGATTTGGTGGTACCAGGCGTTAATATTGCTAATTTTCCCGCTGCAATCATTGCAGCATTAGTGATTGGTTTGATTAATGGCTCAGTCAAGCCAGTACTTTCTACCTTATCTATGCCGTTGAATTTCTTAAGCTTTGGCGCATTTTCTCTAGTAATTAACGGTATTTGTTTCGCATTAGCAGCAGCCTTAGTTCCTGGTTTTTATGCTCACGGAATTATCGCGTTTATTTTGGGGCCAGTAATTCTATCTTTTGCTAACACCTTCATTAACAACTACTTTGCTGAAAAGAACCTGGCTTTAGGTAGTGGAAATGTTAATAATAAGGGAGAATTACCCTCCAGCTAA
- a CDS encoding YqaE/Pmp3 family membrane protein: MKLTRLLLGLLLPPVGVFLEVGIGPTLIINILLTLLGWLPGSIHAVWVIAKHNEQFNRQDGIY, from the coding sequence ATGAAATTAACACGCTTACTTCTTGGTCTGTTGTTACCCCCCGTAGGAGTTTTTCTAGAAGTTGGTATTGGCCCAACTCTGATAATTAATATTTTGCTCACATTATTAGGTTGGCTTCCCGGTAGCATCCATGCAGTTTGGGTTATCGCCAAACATAATGAGCAATTTAACAGACAGGATGGGATCTACTAA
- a CDS encoding histidine kinase, whose protein sequence is MPNNIKQKIQADLEQAKETGQLRSDRIREIVKAAVSQVSSEFKAGSIELRTIVKDALSAVMETFQERGSEIKEEVTASIEGVLEGVNSRRHENIAKTQTEIKKLQSQLDTEEEQLQKDVDVILAEIEETGKETSTSTKTVLDSVIDGIKDSEEAALLKKRYAQLQAQLAIVRANLAARYGGRSEEVKDYLEDAKHWYNQARPQAENIATQVEQKRSQLDDKLGAAGSAIAKKEHQLKQALRELLLAAAELFKDKDHPTTTDKHKLPPA, encoded by the coding sequence ATGCCTAACAATATCAAACAGAAAATTCAAGCAGACTTAGAACAAGCTAAAGAAACTGGACAGTTAAGAAGTGATCGCATTAGAGAAATTGTTAAAGCCGCAGTTTCTCAAGTCAGTTCTGAATTTAAAGCGGGTTCTATAGAACTGCGTACTATTGTGAAAGATGCGCTTTCGGCTGTAATGGAAACTTTCCAAGAAAGAGGTAGCGAAATCAAAGAAGAAGTGACAGCTTCTATTGAAGGTGTATTGGAAGGTGTTAATAGCCGCCGACATGAAAACATCGCAAAAACTCAAACAGAAATTAAAAAGCTACAGTCTCAACTAGATACTGAAGAAGAACAACTCCAAAAAGATGTTGATGTAATTTTGGCTGAGATTGAAGAGACAGGTAAGGAAACTTCTACTAGTACAAAAACTGTCCTTGATTCTGTCATTGATGGGATTAAAGATAGTGAAGAAGCAGCTTTACTGAAGAAACGCTATGCTCAGCTGCAAGCACAACTGGCTATTGTGAGAGCTAATTTAGCTGCACGCTACGGTGGACGTTCGGAAGAGGTAAAAGATTACTTGGAAGACGCAAAGCATTGGTACAATCAAGCTCGTCCCCAAGCAGAAAACATTGCTACTCAAGTTGAACAGAAGCGATCGCAGCTCGATGATAAACTGGGTGCAGCTGGTAGTGCGATCGCAAAGAAAGAACACCAACTAAAACAGGCTTTAAGAGAATTGCTGTTAGCGGCGGCGGAATTGTTTAAAGATAAAGACCATCCTACTACTACCGATAAACACAAATTACCCCCTGCTTAA
- the petJ gene encoding cytochrome c6 PetJ, which translates to MKKQFKKLIKLLLITCLSLTSFLTPSANAADTVNGSQIFDVHCAGCHINGGNIIRRGKTLKKKALKKYGMDSLEAISSIVTNGKNNMSAYKDRLTPEQIQDVAAYVLEQSEKDWR; encoded by the coding sequence ATGAAAAAGCAATTCAAAAAACTCATAAAATTGCTATTAATTACTTGTTTGAGCTTGACAAGTTTTTTAACTCCCTCTGCTAATGCAGCAGATACAGTTAATGGCTCACAAATATTCGATGTTCATTGTGCAGGTTGTCATATTAACGGTGGTAATATTATCAGGCGTGGTAAGACCTTAAAGAAAAAAGCCCTCAAGAAATATGGTATGGATTCTTTAGAGGCAATATCATCCATTGTTACCAATGGTAAAAATAATATGTCAGCTTATAAAGACCGACTCACTCCAGAGCAAATACAAGATGTTGCTGCTTATGTTTTAGAACAATCCGAAAAAGACTGGCGTTAA
- a CDS encoding aldo/keto reductase, which translates to MISTTSYLQFTPDLNICRILNGMWQVSGGHGRINPKFAIATMFKYVDAGFTTWDLADHYGPAEDLIGEFRRQIIATRGQEALANIQAFTKWVPRPGKMTKKIVEDNINISLRRMDVESLDLMQFHWWEYQDKNYLDALKYMAELQTEGKIKHLALTNFDTEHLQIIVEAGIKIVSNQVQFSLVDRRPEVNMSKFCQEHDIKLFTYGTVCGGLLSEKYLGKPEPRGFDLATVSLKKYKNMIDAWGGWQLFQELLTTLKSIADKHRVSISNVAVRYILDKPSVGGVIVGARLGISEHIEDNAKVFSFNLDSEDLNQIDAVSSKSRDLYQLIGDCGDEYRR; encoded by the coding sequence ATGATATCAACAACAAGTTATCTGCAATTTACCCCTGATTTAAATATCTGCCGTATCTTAAATGGAATGTGGCAAGTTTCTGGTGGACATGGACGCATAAATCCCAAATTCGCTATTGCAACTATGTTCAAATATGTAGATGCAGGCTTTACTACCTGGGATTTAGCAGACCATTATGGCCCCGCCGAAGATTTAATTGGTGAATTCCGCCGACAAATTATTGCTACTCGTGGTCAAGAAGCTTTAGCTAATATCCAAGCCTTCACAAAGTGGGTACCTCGCCCTGGGAAAATGACCAAAAAAATCGTCGAGGACAATATTAATATATCCCTCCGCAGGATGGATGTGGAGTCATTAGATTTAATGCAGTTCCATTGGTGGGAATATCAAGATAAAAACTACCTCGATGCGCTTAAATATATGGCAGAACTGCAAACTGAGGGAAAAATTAAGCATTTAGCTTTAACTAACTTTGATACTGAACACCTGCAAATTATTGTGGAAGCAGGTATCAAAATAGTTTCTAACCAAGTACAATTTTCCCTTGTTGACCGTCGCCCGGAAGTAAATATGAGCAAATTCTGTCAAGAACATGACATCAAATTATTTACTTACGGCACAGTTTGCGGTGGGTTGCTATCAGAAAAGTATTTAGGTAAACCAGAACCCCGAGGATTTGACCTGGCTACAGTTAGCTTGAAAAAATATAAAAATATGATTGATGCTTGGGGTGGTTGGCAATTATTTCAAGAATTGCTTACCACTCTTAAATCTATTGCCGATAAACACAGAGTCAGTATTTCTAATGTGGCGGTACGCTATATTTTAGATAAGCCATCTGTCGGAGGTGTGATTGTTGGTGCGAGGCTTGGCATATCTGAGCATATAGAAGATAACGCTAAAGTCTTTAGTTTTAACTTAGATAGCGAAGATTTAAATCAGATAGATGCAGTGTCTAGTAAATCGCGAGATTTATATCAGTTAATCGGCGATTGTGGCGATGAATATCGGCGATAA
- a CDS encoding rhodanese-like domain-containing protein, with amino-acid sequence MTNHLVDNIIPQQPPIEPQSDAHVVKARLEWGEPAFTILDVRDRESYNEGHIMGAMPMPTDEVVERAASSLDKSRDIYVYGANEEEGAQAAQSLRSAGFMHVSQLKGGLGAWKAIGGPTEGIIEAMTPPGRGDYNVVSRLKEHAETQSKDV; translated from the coding sequence ATGACTAATCATTTAGTAGATAATATCATCCCCCAACAGCCACCAATTGAACCACAATCTGATGCTCATGTTGTTAAAGCTCGTCTAGAATGGGGCGAACCCGCTTTTACAATACTTGATGTGCGCGATCGCGAATCCTATAATGAAGGCCACATCATGGGCGCAATGCCAATGCCTACAGATGAAGTCGTAGAACGAGCAGCATCATCTTTAGATAAAAGCCGTGATATTTATGTTTACGGTGCTAATGAGGAAGAGGGTGCTCAAGCCGCACAATCTCTACGTTCTGCTGGGTTTATGCATGTATCTCAACTCAAAGGTGGTCTAGGTGCATGGAAGGCAATTGGTGGCCCAACAGAAGGCATTATTGAAGCGATGACTCCTCCAGGTCGTGGTGACTATAACGTAGTATCTCGGTTAAAAGAACACGCAGAAACACAAAGTAAAGACGTATAG
- a CDS encoding response regulator transcription factor, with amino-acid sequence MVMVPATNPKILVVDDDYGVRTLIYRFLSRKYHIESAADGKTALNLFEQFQPDLVILDWNLPDSTGYTLCQEMQRRTNVLVMILSSRTDEADKIKILAAGADDFMSKPFSLAEVEVRVQALLRRIRTVNTSPAQRLVFQQLAINPDGREVTLNDKPLSLTALEFNILHFLASHPGQAWSRPQLIQKIWGCDYVGDGRVVDVHIGQLRKKMEVDTNVPEFIKTVRGYGYKFEPPEKPTE; translated from the coding sequence ATGGTGATGGTTCCTGCTACTAATCCCAAAATTCTTGTTGTAGATGACGACTACGGTGTCCGAACTCTCATATATCGCTTTTTAAGTCGAAAATATCATATTGAGTCGGCAGCAGATGGTAAGACTGCTTTAAATTTATTCGAGCAATTTCAACCAGATTTAGTTATTCTTGATTGGAATTTGCCGGACAGTACAGGCTATACTCTCTGCCAAGAAATGCAACGGCGCACTAACGTATTAGTCATGATACTAAGTAGCCGGACTGATGAAGCTGATAAAATCAAAATCTTGGCTGCGGGTGCTGATGACTTCATGTCCAAACCCTTTAGCCTAGCTGAAGTAGAAGTCCGAGTTCAAGCTTTGTTGCGTCGTATCCGAACTGTCAATACTTCACCAGCACAACGCCTCGTCTTTCAGCAGTTAGCAATTAACCCTGATGGACGAGAGGTAACACTTAACGATAAACCTCTATCATTAACCGCCCTAGAATTTAATATTTTACATTTTTTGGCTAGCCACCCAGGTCAAGCATGGAGCCGTCCCCAACTAATCCAAAAAATTTGGGGTTGCGATTATGTTGGAGATGGACGAGTGGTTGATGTACATATTGGTCAACTCCGCAAGAAAATGGAAGTTGATACAAATGTCCCAGAATTTATTAAAACTGTTCGGGGTTATGGTTATAAGTTTGAGCCTCCGGAAAAGCCGACAGAATAG